From a single Paraburkholderia youngii genomic region:
- a CDS encoding benzoate/H(+) symporter BenE family transporter has protein sequence MNPTPSQAPTTRAVAADWSVSAIVAGFLAVLISYAGPLVIFFQAAQAAHMPNEMVASWVWGISIGAAVSGIFASWKLKVPVVTAWSAPGTALLVGLFPALTLHQAVGAYLSAAVIILLIGISGYFDRMVRRIPKGIACGMMAGILLQFGTHAFKAAAAMPALAFGMIGAYIVFRRVLPRYCIVLVLLTGTVLAIALGAAHLGALPLQVTRPIFIQPEWTLSSTLSLALPLVVVSLTGQFLPGMTILRVSGYHTPARPIITATSIASIGVAFFGGITIVIAAITAALCTGKDAHDDPDKRYIAGIANGVFYLIGGTFAGAIVALFTMLPKEFVAILAGLALIGAITSNVMGAIQDEDHREASVITFLATASGMTFLGLGSAFWGIVIGSFAYLVLNKVRRETSANQ, from the coding sequence ATGAATCCCACCCCTAGCCAGGCGCCGACCACGCGCGCCGTTGCGGCCGACTGGTCCGTGTCCGCCATCGTGGCCGGCTTTCTGGCCGTGCTGATCTCGTACGCGGGCCCGCTCGTGATCTTCTTCCAGGCCGCGCAAGCGGCCCACATGCCCAACGAGATGGTCGCGTCGTGGGTATGGGGCATCTCGATCGGCGCGGCCGTCTCAGGCATCTTCGCGAGCTGGAAGCTGAAGGTGCCGGTCGTGACCGCGTGGTCCGCGCCCGGTACCGCGCTGCTGGTCGGACTGTTCCCCGCGTTGACGCTGCATCAGGCGGTGGGCGCGTATCTGAGCGCGGCCGTGATCATTCTGCTGATCGGCATCTCGGGCTATTTCGATCGCATGGTGCGCCGCATTCCGAAGGGCATCGCCTGCGGGATGATGGCCGGCATTCTGCTGCAGTTCGGCACGCATGCGTTCAAGGCGGCGGCAGCGATGCCGGCGCTGGCGTTCGGCATGATCGGCGCGTACATCGTCTTCAGACGCGTGCTGCCGCGCTATTGCATCGTGCTGGTGTTGCTGACGGGCACGGTGCTCGCCATCGCGCTCGGCGCCGCGCACCTCGGCGCGCTGCCGCTGCAAGTCACCAGGCCGATCTTCATCCAACCCGAATGGACGCTGAGCTCGACGCTGAGTCTTGCGCTGCCGCTCGTCGTCGTCAGTCTGACCGGGCAGTTTCTGCCGGGCATGACGATTCTGCGCGTGTCCGGCTATCACACGCCGGCCCGGCCGATCATCACAGCGACGAGCATCGCGTCGATCGGCGTGGCGTTTTTTGGCGGCATCACGATCGTGATCGCCGCGATCACGGCGGCGCTGTGCACCGGCAAGGACGCGCACGACGACCCGGACAAGCGCTATATCGCGGGCATCGCCAACGGCGTGTTCTATCTTATCGGCGGGACCTTCGCCGGTGCGATCGTCGCGCTGTTCACGATGCTGCCGAAGGAATTCGTCGCGATTCTGGCGGGCCTCGCGTTGATCGGTGCGATCACGTCGAACGTGATGGGCGCGATCCAGGACGAAGACCATCGCGAGGCCTCGGTCATCACGTTTCTCGCGACCGCATCCGGTATGACCTTCCTCGGGCTCGGCTCCGCGTTCTGGGGCATCGTGATCGGCTCGTTCGCGTACCTCGTGCTGAACAAGGTGCGGCGCGAGACGTCGGCAAACCAATGA
- a CDS encoding 1,6-dihydroxycyclohexa-2,4-diene-1-carboxylate dehydrogenase produces the protein MTSTFTDRFKDKVLVVTGAGQGIGRGVALRAAREGAAVVLVDRSPIVQEVAEEIARAGGDARAFIADLETYAGATAMTAFAIDAFGRIDALVNNVGGTIWAKPYEEYEAEQIEAEVRRSLFPTLWCCHAVLPAMLERASGAIVNVSSIATRSIYRVPYAASKGGVNALTASLAFEHAEHGIRINAVATGGTEAPPRRVPRNTAPQSEQEATWYQGIVDQTIASSLMHRYGTIDEQVGAILFLASDEASYITGTVLPVGGGDQG, from the coding sequence ATGACTTCGACCTTTACCGATCGCTTCAAGGACAAGGTGCTCGTCGTGACCGGCGCGGGCCAGGGTATCGGCCGCGGCGTCGCGTTGCGCGCGGCGCGCGAGGGCGCGGCGGTGGTGCTGGTGGACCGTTCGCCGATCGTGCAAGAGGTGGCCGAAGAGATTGCGCGCGCCGGCGGCGACGCGCGCGCGTTCATCGCCGACCTCGAAACCTATGCGGGCGCGACTGCGATGACGGCCTTCGCGATCGATGCGTTCGGCCGCATCGACGCACTCGTCAACAATGTCGGCGGCACGATCTGGGCGAAGCCGTACGAGGAGTATGAAGCGGAGCAGATCGAGGCCGAGGTGCGGCGTTCGCTGTTCCCGACGCTGTGGTGCTGCCACGCGGTGTTGCCCGCGATGCTCGAGCGCGCGAGCGGGGCGATCGTCAATGTGTCGTCCATTGCGACGCGCAGTATTTATCGCGTGCCGTACGCGGCGTCGAAGGGCGGCGTCAATGCGCTGACCGCGAGCCTCGCGTTCGAGCATGCGGAGCACGGCATCCGCATCAACGCGGTCGCGACCGGCGGCACCGAAGCGCCGCCGCGCCGCGTGCCGCGCAATACCGCACCGCAAAGCGAGCAGGAAGCGACGTGGTATCAGGGCATCGTCGATCAGACGATCGCGTCGAGCCTGATGCATCGCTACGGCACGATCGACGAACAGGTCGGCGCGATCCTGTTCCTCGCTTCCGACGAAGCGTCGTATATCACCGGCACCGTGCTGCCGGTCGGCGGCGGCGATCAGGGCTAG
- the benC gene encoding benzoate 1,2-dioxygenase electron transfer component BenC, with protein sequence MEHTIALQFEDGVTRFINCRENETLSDAAYRQKINIPLDCREGACGTCRGLCESGAYDMPEESYVEDALTPEEAGKGYILACQTRPRSNLVIRVQASSAACKTGVSRFEGTLAAVERLSDSTIHFSIDIDGASAPSFLAGQYVNVEIPGASGESRSYSFSSAPGATRAAFVVRNVPDGKMSGFLSRDAQPGQRIGFTGPYGSFYLRDPQRPVLFLAGGTGIAPFLSMLDVLKASGNTQPVRLVYGVTHDIDLVALEQLEQAQRTLPNFSYRTCVVDAASSHERKGYVTAHVDSEWLNSGDVDVYLCGPVAMVEAVQGWLHDSSVEPANFYYEKFSASNVA encoded by the coding sequence ATGGAACACACTATTGCACTTCAATTCGAAGACGGCGTCACGCGCTTCATCAACTGCCGTGAAAACGAAACGCTGTCGGATGCCGCGTACCGGCAGAAGATCAACATTCCGCTCGACTGCCGCGAAGGCGCGTGCGGCACCTGCCGCGGACTGTGCGAATCGGGCGCGTACGACATGCCCGAGGAGAGCTACGTCGAAGATGCGTTGACCCCCGAAGAAGCGGGCAAGGGCTATATCCTCGCGTGCCAGACGCGGCCGCGCTCGAATCTGGTGATTCGCGTGCAGGCGTCGTCGGCGGCGTGCAAGACCGGGGTGTCGCGTTTCGAAGGCACGCTCGCGGCGGTCGAACGGCTGTCGGATTCGACCATCCATTTCTCGATCGATATCGACGGCGCGAGCGCGCCGAGCTTTCTCGCGGGGCAATACGTGAACGTCGAGATTCCGGGCGCGAGCGGCGAGAGCCGGTCGTATTCGTTCAGCTCGGCGCCGGGCGCGACGCGGGCGGCGTTCGTCGTGCGCAACGTGCCGGACGGCAAGATGAGCGGCTTCTTGAGCCGCGATGCGCAGCCGGGTCAACGGATCGGCTTCACGGGTCCGTATGGCAGCTTCTATCTGCGCGATCCGCAGCGTCCGGTGCTGTTCCTCGCGGGCGGCACCGGCATCGCGCCGTTCCTGTCGATGCTCGACGTGCTGAAGGCGAGCGGCAACACGCAGCCGGTGCGCCTCGTGTACGGCGTGACTCACGACATCGATCTGGTCGCGCTCGAACAGCTCGAACAAGCGCAGCGCACGCTGCCGAATTTCAGCTATCGCACCTGTGTCGTCGATGCCGCGAGCAGTCACGAGCGCAAGGGCTACGTGACCGCGCACGTCGACAGCGAATGGCTCAATAGCGGCGACGTCGACGTCTACCTATGCGGCCCGGTCGCGATGGTCGAAGCGGTGCAGGGCTGGCTGCACGACAGCAGCGTCGAGCCCGCGAACTTCTACTACGAAAAATTCTCGGCGAGCAACGTAGCATGA
- the benB gene encoding benzoate 1,2-dioxygenase small subunit: MSNIAITDIQAFLFRESRLLDDEQWDEWLACYHPDASFWMPSWDDEDKLVTDPQREISLIYYPNRQGLEDRVFRIKTERSSATMPDTRTSHNVANVEVESAESGVYTVRFNWHTLSHRYKTNYSYFGMSRYVIDFNGAEPQILSKYVVLKNDYINQVIDIYHI; the protein is encoded by the coding sequence ATGAGCAACATCGCCATCACCGATATTCAGGCTTTCCTGTTCCGCGAAAGCCGCCTGCTCGACGACGAGCAATGGGACGAATGGCTCGCCTGCTATCACCCGGACGCGTCGTTCTGGATGCCGTCGTGGGACGACGAGGACAAGCTCGTCACCGATCCGCAGCGCGAGATTTCGCTGATCTATTACCCGAACCGCCAGGGCCTCGAAGACCGCGTGTTTCGCATCAAGACCGAGCGTTCCAGCGCGACGATGCCCGATACGCGCACGAGCCACAACGTCGCGAACGTCGAAGTGGAGAGCGCGGAGAGCGGCGTGTACACGGTGCGCTTCAACTGGCACACGCTGAGCCATCGCTACAAGACCAACTACAGCTACTTCGGCATGTCGCGCTACGTGATCGACTTCAACGGCGCCGAGCCGCAAATCCTGAGCAAGTACGTCGTGCTGAAGAACGACTACATCAATCAGGTCATCGACATCTACCACATCTAG
- the benA gene encoding benzoate 1,2-dioxygenase large subunit, which produces MIPIYPDHTPQLKNIDDFLVEDRERGDYRLHRSAFTDERLFELEMQHIFEGNWIYLAHESQIPNNNDYFTTYMGRQPVVIARNRQGELNAFINSCTHRGAMLCRHKRGNKATYTCPFHGWTFNNSGKLLKVKDPSEAGYPDCFNKEGSHDLKKLARFGNYRGFLFGSLSDDVPPLETFLGEAALIIDMIVDQSEDGLEVLRGSSTYTYEGNWKLTAENGADGYHVSAVHWNYAATTNHRKEENAREDKIRAMDAGSWGRQGGGFYAFEHGHMLLWTRWANPEDRPNFSRREEFAARCGAERADWMIQNSRNLCLYPNVYLMDQFGSQIRVLRPLSVNKTEVTIYCIAPKGESDEARSRRIRQYEDFFNVSGMATPDDLEEFRACQLGYAARAVEWNDMCRGSKHWIDGADEAAQKIGLNPVMSGVKTEDEGLYTVQHRYWIDTMKKALNAPGSRA; this is translated from the coding sequence ATGATTCCGATCTACCCGGATCACACTCCACAATTGAAGAACATCGACGACTTTCTCGTCGAAGACCGCGAGCGCGGCGATTACCGCCTGCATCGCAGCGCGTTTACCGACGAGCGTCTGTTTGAACTCGAAATGCAGCACATTTTCGAGGGCAACTGGATTTATCTCGCGCACGAAAGCCAGATTCCGAACAACAACGACTATTTCACGACCTACATGGGCCGGCAGCCGGTCGTGATCGCGCGCAACCGTCAGGGCGAGCTGAACGCGTTCATCAATTCGTGCACGCACCGCGGCGCGATGCTGTGCCGTCACAAGCGCGGCAACAAGGCCACCTACACGTGCCCCTTCCACGGCTGGACTTTCAACAACAGCGGCAAGCTGCTGAAGGTCAAAGACCCGTCGGAAGCGGGCTATCCCGACTGCTTCAACAAGGAAGGCTCGCACGATCTGAAGAAGCTCGCGCGCTTCGGCAACTATCGCGGCTTCCTGTTCGGCAGCCTGAGCGATGACGTGCCGCCGCTGGAGACGTTCCTCGGCGAGGCGGCGCTCATCATCGACATGATCGTCGACCAGTCGGAAGACGGACTCGAAGTGCTGCGCGGCTCGTCGACCTACACGTATGAAGGCAACTGGAAGCTGACCGCGGAAAACGGCGCGGACGGTTATCACGTGTCGGCCGTGCACTGGAACTACGCGGCGACGACCAATCATCGCAAGGAAGAAAACGCGCGCGAAGACAAGATCCGCGCGATGGATGCGGGCAGCTGGGGCCGTCAGGGCGGTGGCTTCTACGCGTTCGAGCACGGCCACATGCTGCTGTGGACGCGCTGGGCGAATCCCGAAGACCGTCCGAACTTTAGCCGCCGCGAGGAATTCGCCGCGCGCTGCGGCGCCGAGCGCGCTGACTGGATGATCCAGAACTCGCGCAACCTGTGCCTGTACCCGAACGTGTATCTGATGGACCAGTTCGGCTCGCAGATTCGCGTGCTGCGGCCGCTGTCGGTCAACAAGACCGAGGTGACGATCTACTGCATCGCGCCGAAGGGCGAGTCCGACGAAGCGCGCTCGCGCCGCATCCGTCAATACGAGGACTTCTTCAACGTGAGCGGCATGGCCACGCCCGATGACCTCGAGGAATTCCGCGCCTGCCAGTTGGGCTATGCGGCCCGCGCGGTCGAATGGAACGACATGTGCCGCGGTTCGAAGCACTGGATCGACGGCGCCGACGAAGCCGCGCAAAAGATCGGCCTGAACCCCGTGATGAGCGGCGTGAAGACCGAAGACGAAGGCCTCTACACGGTGCAGCACCGCTACTGGATCGACACGATGAAAAAGGCGCTGAACGCGCCGGGGAGCCGCGCATGA
- a CDS encoding LysR family transcriptional regulator has protein sequence MELRHLRYFVAVAEECNFTKAAKRLHIAQPPLSRQIQQLEDTLGVQLFERNSRPLKLTEAGRFFYSHAVQLLAQTTEIEAMTRRVGKIERSLSVGFVGSTLYGMLPKIIRRFRTENSTVELSLHEMSTMDQIKALKEGRIDVGFGRIRHEDPSIRRVVLREERMIVALPLGHPLIDAKPVLSMHDLTSETLIIFPKAPRPSYADQVLAAFHDRGLKPQRLYETRELQIALGLVAAGEGISIVPASVYGLQRGDIAYKDLDDENLVSPIIMSMRMLDESADIQRMQELIYALYNEQHMTYLPPSHQ, from the coding sequence ATGGAATTGCGCCACCTGCGCTACTTCGTGGCCGTTGCCGAGGAATGCAACTTCACCAAGGCCGCCAAACGTCTGCATATTGCGCAGCCGCCGCTGAGCCGGCAGATCCAGCAGCTCGAAGACACGCTCGGCGTGCAGCTGTTCGAGCGCAACTCGCGGCCGCTGAAGCTGACCGAGGCGGGCCGCTTTTTCTATTCGCACGCGGTGCAGCTGCTCGCGCAAACGACGGAAATCGAGGCGATGACGCGGCGCGTCGGCAAGATCGAGCGGAGTTTGTCCGTGGGCTTCGTCGGCTCGACGCTGTACGGCATGCTGCCGAAAATCATCCGGCGCTTTCGTACCGAGAACAGCACCGTCGAGCTGAGCCTGCACGAGATGTCGACGATGGATCAGATCAAGGCGCTCAAGGAAGGCCGCATCGACGTCGGCTTCGGCCGCATTCGTCACGAAGACCCGAGCATCCGGCGCGTCGTGCTGCGCGAAGAACGGATGATCGTCGCGCTGCCGCTCGGCCATCCGCTGATCGACGCGAAGCCGGTGCTGTCAATGCACGACCTGACCAGCGAAACGCTGATCATCTTTCCGAAGGCGCCTCGGCCCAGTTACGCGGACCAGGTGCTGGCCGCGTTTCACGATCGCGGGCTGAAGCCGCAGCGGCTCTACGAGACGCGCGAGTTGCAGATCGCGCTCGGCCTCGTCGCCGCGGGCGAAGGCATCTCGATCGTGCCGGCGAGCGTTTACGGCTTGCAGCGCGGCGACATCGCCTATAAGGACCTCGACGATGAGAACCTCGTGTCGCCGATCATCATGAGCATGCGCATGCTCGACGAATCCGCCGACATCCAGCGCATGCAGGAACTGATCTACGCGCTGTACAACGAACAGCACATGACCTATCTACCGCCTTCGCATCAGTAG
- a CDS encoding ABC transporter substrate-binding protein: protein MKKLALSLALALAATGAFAKDWSTVRFGVDASYAPFESKATDGKLVGFDVDLGTEICRRLNAKCVWVEQDFDSMIPALKAKKFDGVLSSMSMTPKRAEQIAFSSKLFNTPTRLVAKKGSGIVPTADSLKGKTVGVEQGTIQETYAKTYWEAKGVKVVPYQNQDAVYTDLQSGRLDAALQDAVQADQGFLKTPRGAGFAFVGQNIDDPKILGNGAGIGMRKEDEDLKIKVDKAIADMIKDGTYKKIEQKYFDFDVYGG, encoded by the coding sequence ATGAAGAAACTTGCCTTGTCCCTCGCCCTCGCGCTCGCTGCCACCGGCGCTTTCGCCAAAGATTGGTCCACAGTCCGCTTCGGCGTGGATGCGAGCTATGCGCCGTTCGAATCGAAAGCGACCGATGGCAAGCTGGTCGGCTTCGACGTCGATCTCGGCACCGAAATCTGCCGTCGTCTGAATGCGAAGTGCGTGTGGGTCGAGCAGGACTTCGACAGCATGATTCCGGCACTGAAGGCGAAGAAGTTCGACGGCGTGCTGTCGTCGATGTCGATGACGCCGAAACGTGCTGAACAGATCGCTTTCTCGTCGAAGCTGTTCAACACGCCGACGCGACTCGTCGCGAAGAAGGGCTCGGGTATCGTGCCGACCGCCGACTCGCTGAAGGGCAAGACGGTGGGCGTCGAACAGGGCACGATCCAGGAAACCTACGCGAAGACCTATTGGGAGGCGAAGGGCGTAAAGGTCGTGCCGTACCAGAACCAGGACGCGGTCTACACCGACCTGCAGTCGGGCCGTCTGGACGCAGCGTTGCAGGACGCGGTGCAGGCTGACCAGGGCTTCCTGAAGACGCCGCGCGGCGCAGGCTTCGCCTTCGTCGGCCAGAACATCGACGATCCGAAGATCCTCGGCAACGGCGCGGGCATCGGCATGCGCAAGGAAGACGAAGATCTGAAGATCAAGGTCGACAAGGCGATCGCCGACATGATCAAGGACGGCACGTACAAGAAGATCGAGCAGAAGTACTTCGACTTCGACGTGTACGGCGGCTAA
- a CDS encoding ABC transporter permease — translation MLFQGFGPLLLAGTWVTIKLAVLSLAASFALGLLGAAAKLSTNRVLLRIGTMYTTLIRAVPDLVLMLLLFYSIQIWLNELTDMFSMEQIDIDPFLAGVITLGFIYGAYFTETFRGAFLSVPRGQIEAGFAYGMSARRVFTRILFPQMMRFALPGIGNNWQVLVKATALVSIIGLADVVKASQDAGKSTQSFFFFTLATGAIYLAITTISNLILIRLEKRYSIGVRRAAL, via the coding sequence ATGCTGTTTCAAGGCTTCGGTCCGCTGCTCCTCGCGGGCACGTGGGTAACCATCAAGCTCGCGGTGCTGTCGCTCGCGGCGTCGTTCGCGCTGGGACTTCTCGGCGCGGCCGCAAAGCTGTCGACCAACCGCGTGCTTTTGCGCATCGGCACGATGTACACGACGCTGATCCGCGCCGTGCCCGACCTCGTGCTGATGCTGTTGCTGTTCTACAGCATCCAGATCTGGCTCAATGAGCTGACCGACATGTTCAGCATGGAGCAGATCGACATCGATCCGTTTCTCGCCGGCGTGATCACGCTGGGCTTCATTTACGGCGCGTACTTCACCGAAACCTTCCGCGGCGCGTTTCTGTCGGTGCCGCGTGGGCAGATCGAAGCGGGCTTCGCGTACGGCATGAGCGCGCGCCGAGTGTTCACCCGCATTCTGTTCCCGCAGATGATGCGCTTCGCGCTGCCCGGCATCGGCAACAACTGGCAGGTGCTCGTGAAGGCCACCGCGCTCGTATCGATCATCGGTCTCGCGGACGTCGTGAAGGCATCGCAGGACGCCGGCAAGAGCACCCAGTCGTTCTTCTTCTTCACGCTGGCGACCGGCGCCATCTACCTCGCCATCACCACCATTTCGAATCTGATATTGATCCGCCTCGAGAAGCGCTACTCGATCGGCGTACGGAGGGCCGCGCTGTGA
- a CDS encoding ABC transporter permease, whose translation MIELIRQYWQNYIFTDGFNYTGLVITLWLLVASIVLGFVLAVPLAIARASRNRYICGPVWLFTYVFRGTPLYVQLLLIYTGLYSLHFVHSHAMLDSFFRNAMNCTLLAFALNECAYATEIFAGAIRETSHGEIEAAQAYGMSKFKLYTRIILPSALRRALPSYSNEVILMLHATTLAFTATVPDILKVARDVNSATYATFQAYGIAAILYAAIVFALIWGFRKMEIRLLAYLKPQGH comes from the coding sequence GTGATCGAACTGATTCGTCAATACTGGCAGAACTACATTTTCACGGATGGCTTCAACTACACCGGCCTCGTCATCACGCTGTGGTTGCTGGTTGCATCGATCGTGCTGGGTTTCGTGCTGGCCGTGCCGCTCGCGATCGCCCGCGCGTCGCGCAACCGTTACATCTGCGGGCCCGTCTGGCTTTTCACCTACGTGTTTCGCGGCACGCCGTTGTACGTTCAACTGCTGCTGATCTACACGGGGCTCTACAGTCTGCATTTCGTCCATTCGCACGCGATGCTCGACAGCTTCTTTCGCAATGCGATGAACTGCACGCTGCTCGCGTTCGCGCTGAACGAATGCGCGTACGCCACCGAGATCTTCGCGGGCGCGATCCGCGAGACCTCGCACGGTGAGATCGAGGCGGCCCAGGCTTACGGCATGTCGAAGTTCAAGCTGTATACGCGCATCATCCTGCCGTCGGCACTGCGCCGGGCCCTCCCCTCGTACAGCAACGAGGTGATTCTGATGCTGCACGCGACCACGCTCGCGTTCACAGCGACCGTCCCCGACATTCTGAAAGTAGCGCGCGACGTCAACTCCGCGACCTACGCGACGTTCCAGGCGTACGGCATCGCGGCGATCCTGTATGCGGCGATCGTGTTCGCGCTGATCTGGGGCTTCCGCAAGATGGAAATCCGTTTGCTGGCTTATCTGAAACCGCAAGGGCATTAA
- a CDS encoding ABC transporter ATP-binding protein, with amino-acid sequence MYKLTVDDLHKKFGDNEVLKGVSLKAKAGDVISLIGSSGSGKSTFLRCINFLESPCSGRITLNGEEINTSRDRNGSLRVTHPKQLQTMRTRLSMVFQHFNLWAHMTVLENIIEAPISVLGLSRAEAEERARKYLTKVGLPASTEKKYPSHLSGGQQQRVAIARALAMEPEVMLFDEPTSALDPELVGEVLRVMQALAEEGRTMIVVTHEMSFARNVSNHVVFLHKGKIEEQGHPHQVLTNPRSERLQQFLAGRLK; translated from the coding sequence ATGTACAAGCTGACAGTCGACGACCTGCACAAGAAGTTCGGCGACAACGAGGTATTGAAGGGCGTCTCGCTGAAGGCGAAGGCGGGCGACGTGATTAGCCTCATCGGGTCGAGCGGCTCCGGGAAAAGCACCTTCCTGCGGTGCATCAACTTTCTCGAATCGCCGTGCTCCGGGCGCATCACGCTGAACGGCGAGGAGATCAACACGAGCAGGGACCGCAACGGCTCGCTACGCGTGACCCATCCGAAGCAGTTGCAAACGATGCGCACGCGTTTGTCGATGGTGTTCCAGCATTTCAACTTGTGGGCGCATATGACGGTGCTCGAGAACATCATCGAGGCGCCGATCAGCGTGCTGGGATTGAGCCGCGCCGAAGCCGAGGAACGCGCTCGCAAGTATCTGACCAAGGTCGGTTTGCCGGCCAGCACGGAGAAAAAATATCCGTCGCATCTGTCGGGCGGTCAGCAGCAGCGCGTCGCGATTGCCCGCGCGCTCGCGATGGAGCCGGAAGTGATGCTGTTCGACGAACCGACTTCGGCGCTCGATCCCGAGCTCGTCGGCGAAGTGCTGCGGGTGATGCAGGCGCTCGCCGAAGAAGGCCGCACGATGATCGTCGTCACGCACGAAATGAGCTTTGCGCGCAACGTGTCGAATCATGTCGTGTTCCTGCACAAGGGCAAGATCGAGGAGCAAGGGCATCCGCATCAGGTGCTGACGAATCCGCGTAGCGAGCGATTGCAGCAGTTTCTGGCGGGGCGGTTGAAGTAG
- a CDS encoding type II toxin-antitoxin system VapC family toxin — translation MIVLDTAALIMWLSAHDKLSVTARKAIDREMNAGEIAISMISVLEVAEYVEDGRLKLCVDTRRWLSTLASVEGLRVVPVDMAIAVQAAALPTTLTSHQRLIASTAMALGGTLITPDARLREFSYAGAIW, via the coding sequence ATGATTGTGCTCGATACCGCTGCGCTGATCATGTGGCTGAGCGCTCACGACAAGCTGAGCGTCACGGCTCGCAAGGCGATCGACCGCGAAATGAATGCGGGCGAAATCGCCATTTCGATGATTAGCGTCCTCGAGGTAGCGGAATACGTCGAGGATGGCCGGCTCAAACTGTGTGTCGATACACGGCGCTGGTTGTCGACCTTGGCGTCGGTCGAGGGCCTGCGCGTGGTGCCGGTCGATATGGCGATCGCCGTCCAGGCCGCGGCGCTGCCCACCACGCTCACGTCGCATCAGCGGCTGATCGCATCCACGGCGATGGCGCTTGGCGGCACGCTGATCACGCCCGACGCGCGATTGCGCGAGTTCTCCTACGCGGGGGCAATCTGGTGA
- a CDS encoding type II toxin-antitoxin system Phd/YefM family antitoxin: MERQISKALFKAKACELFRQVETLGGSVVVTDHGKPTIEIRRYTAGHRNPLDVLRSGIASFDPEPAPDCTARSARAR, translated from the coding sequence ATGGAACGACAGATTTCAAAAGCGCTGTTCAAGGCAAAGGCTTGCGAACTGTTCCGGCAAGTGGAAACACTAGGGGGCAGTGTGGTTGTCACCGACCACGGCAAACCTACCATCGAGATTCGACGCTACACCGCTGGCCACAGGAATCCGCTCGACGTGCTTCGGTCCGGGATCGCCTCGTTCGATCCCGAACCGGCACCTGATTGCACTGCGCGATCGGCGAGGGCTCGATGA